The Microbacterium sp. zg-Y1090 sequence CGGCCGCCCAACCCGAGTAGCTGTTGAGCATCGAGACGACCACGGGCATGTCGCCCCCGCCGATGGATGCCACGAGGTGCCAGCCCAGCGCGAGCGCCAGCACGGTCACGGCCACCAGCAGCCACAGCTGCGGGGTGATCACGTACCAGGTCGTGAGGGCGACGAAAGCGACCAGCGCACCGACGTTGAGCGCGTTCTTGCCCGGCAGCATCAGCGGGCGCGACGACATGCGCGCCGACAGCTTCAGGAACGCCACGATCGATCCGGTGAAGGTGACGCCGCCGATGAACACGCCGATGAAGACCTCGGCATGGTGGATGTCGCGCAGCGCGCCGGACAGGCCGGGGTCGTGCAGGGCGCCGTTCCAGCCCACCAGCACCGCTGCGAGGCCCACGAAGGAGTGCAGCAGCGCGATCAGCTCGGGCATGCCGGTCATCTCCACCACGCGCGCCCGCCACAGCCCGATCGCCGCGCCGATCAGCACCGCCGCGGCCAGCAGCACCAGCCCGAGGGTCGCCTGCGGGTCGCCCCACGCATCCTGCACCGTCACCCAGGCGGTCGCCGCCAGCGCGATCACCATGCCGGCGATGCCGTAGCCGACGCCCGTGCGGGCCGTTTCGTGGGTGCTGAGACCGCGCAGGCTGAGCACGAACAGCAGCGCCGCGACGAGGTAGGCGGCGGTGGCCACGGCGGCGGCGGTCATCGGTCACCCTTCGAGAACATGGCGAGCATGCGCCGCGTGACGGCGAACCCACCGAAGATGTTGACCGATGCCAGCAGCACGGCGACCGCGGCGAGGATCTGCACCGGCGGGTCGGGGGTCGTCACCTGCAGCATCGCGCCGACGATGATGATGCCCGAGATCGCGTTCGTCACGCTCATCAGCGCCGTGTGCAGGGCGTGGTGCACCTTGCCGATCACGTAGAAGCCGACGATCACCGACAGCACCAGCACGGTGAGGTGCTGCGGCAGCGGAGCGGGTGCGATCGCCGACACGGCGAACAATGCGGCGATGCCGAGGGCGATCAGCCCGGTGCGGCCGGCGGGCGACAGGGTGCGCTTCTGGGCGGGTGCGGGCGCCGCGGCATCCGTCGTCGCCGCCGGCGGTGCCGCCGACACCTGCACGGGGGGCGGTGGCCACGTCGACTCGCCGTCCTGCACCACCGTGATCGAGCGCTGCACGACGTCGTCGAGGTCGAGGACCAGACGGCCGTCCTTGCCGGGGGTGAGCAGCTTCACCAGGTTCACGAGGTTCGTGCCGTAGAGCTGCGACGCCTGGGCGGGCAGGCGGGATGCCAGGTCGGAGTAGCCGAGGATGATCACACCGTTGTCGGTGACGACGCGCTCGCCGTCCACCGAGCCCTCGACGTTGCCGCCCTGCGCGGCGGCCATGTCCACGATGACACTGCCCGGCTTCATGCTCGCGACGTCGGCGGCGGTCAGCAGCCGCGGCGCCGCACGCCCCGGGATCAGCGCGGTCGTGATCACGATGTCCACCTCGCGCGCCTGTGCCGAGTACAGCGCCGCGGCGGCACGGTCGTACGCCTCGCTCGTCGCCGTGGCGTAGCCGTCGCTGGAGTCCATCTGCTCGTCGACGACCACGGGCAGATACTCGCCGCCGATCGAGCGCACCTGATCGGCGACCTCGGGGCGTGGATCGGTCGCGCGCACGATCGCGCCCAGCGACGACGCCGCGCCGATGGCGGCCAGACCCGCGACTCCGGCGCCGGCGATCAGCACTTTGGCGGGGGGAACCTTGCCGGCGGCGGTCACCTGGCCGGTGAAGAAGCGCCCGAACTCGTGCGCCGCCTCGACCACCGCGCGGTAGCCGGAGATGTTGGCCATGGAGCTGAGCACGTCCATCGACTGCGCGCGGGAGATGCGCGGCACGGCGTCGAGCGCGAGCGCGGTGATGCCACGCGTCTGCAGCGATGCGCGCACGTCGGGGCGCAGGGCCGGGGCGAGCAGTCCGATGAGCGTCGCCCCGTCGGCCAGCAGTGCCACTTCCTCCGGTGTCGGTGGATTCACCTTGAGCACGACGTCGGCGGCCCAGGCCGC is a genomic window containing:
- the pntB gene encoding Re/Si-specific NAD(P)(+) transhydrogenase subunit beta, whose amino-acid sequence is MTAAAVATAAYLVAALLFVLSLRGLSTHETARTGVGYGIAGMVIALAATAWVTVQDAWGDPQATLGLVLLAAAVLIGAAIGLWRARVVEMTGMPELIALLHSFVGLAAVLVGWNGALHDPGLSGALRDIHHAEVFIGVFIGGVTFTGSIVAFLKLSARMSSRPLMLPGKNALNVGALVAFVALTTWYVITPQLWLLVAVTVLALALGWHLVASIGGGDMPVVVSMLNSYSGWAAAAAGFLLNNDLLIVTGALVGSSGAYLSYIMCKAMNRSFLSVIAGGFGIERPVAGDVDHGEYREVDAATVADMLREASSVVITPGYGMAVAQAQYPVADLARRLRERGVDVRFGIHPVAGRLPGHMNVLLAEAKVPYDIVLEMDEINDDFASTSVVLVIGANDTVNPAAAEDPSSPIAGMPVLRVWEAENVIVFKRSMAAGYAGVQNPLFYRENTQMLFGDAKERVEDILRDAE
- a CDS encoding Re/Si-specific NAD(P)(+) transhydrogenase subunit alpha — encoded protein: MTPMGIVAEHAGEARVAATPATVAKLTALGYEVIVETGAGAASSFPDAAYREAGARIVDRRAAWAADVVLKVNPPTPEEVALLADGATLIGLLAPALRPDVRASLQTRGITALALDAVPRISRAQSMDVLSSMANISGYRAVVEAAHEFGRFFTGQVTAAGKVPPAKVLIAGAGVAGLAAIGAASSLGAIVRATDPRPEVADQVRSIGGEYLPVVVDEQMDSSDGYATATSEAYDRAAAALYSAQAREVDIVITTALIPGRAAPRLLTAADVASMKPGSVIVDMAAAQGGNVEGSVDGERVVTDNGVIILGYSDLASRLPAQASQLYGTNLVNLVKLLTPGKDGRLVLDLDDVVQRSITVVQDGESTWPPPPVQVSAAPPAATTDAAAPAPAQKRTLSPAGRTGLIALGIAALFAVSAIAPAPLPQHLTVLVLSVIVGFYVIGKVHHALHTALMSVTNAISGIIIVGAMLQVTTPDPPVQILAAVAVLLASVNIFGGFAVTRRMLAMFSKGDR